GCCTCCGACCACGCCGATCTGGCCGACCAATTGACCGTATCGGCGACGATGTGGGAACAGCACGAGCAGGAGGCTGCACGCAAGTTCGGCGACGTCGTCGACCGCGGTCGATGACCGACGCGAATCCCGCTTTCGACACCGTTCACCCGAGTGGGCACATTCTGGTCCGCTCTTGCCGCGGCGGATATATGCACAGCGTCGCGCTGAGCGAGGAGGCGATGGAAACCGACGCCGAGACGCTGGCGCAGGGCATCGTGCTCACCGCCGACGTGTCGTGCCTCAAGGCGTTGCTGGAAATCCGCGACGAGATCGTCGCGGCCGGCCACACACCGTCCGCTGAAGTTCCTACCCCGCGCGACCTCGATGCCGCCATTGAGAAGTTGCTGGCGCACAAACTGCGCCGCCGCAACGGCGGACGCTAGCCGGCCTGCACGGACCTGATATGTGACGCCGGGCTAACGCAGCCACGGCTTGGCCGCGCTGGGATCGGGAGCGATTTCCGTGGGCGGCTCTACGGGATTGGGGCCGAACAACTCTCGCGCGCGGGCGAGGAGGGCACGCACCTCGTCGAGTTGCTGCTGCAGTGCAGATTCAGCCATGTCCCCACGCTACCCAGGCGTTTGCGGGCGCACAATTCACTGACCGCACAAGTCGACCGCCCGCTGCCGGTAGGCTTAGCTAGTGGCGATCTTCGGCCGGATGACGGCGCGTC
The sequence above is drawn from the Mycobacterium marseillense genome and encodes:
- a CDS encoding DUF2694 family protein yields the protein MTDANPAFDTVHPSGHILVRSCRGGYMHSVALSEEAMETDAETLAQGIVLTADVSCLKALLEIRDEIVAAGHTPSAEVPTPRDLDAAIEKLLAHKLRRRNGGR